The window GTGTTTTCCCATTGTTGGGCTCTAGATACATTAGATTGCTTAACTATTGTTGGAGATACCCTCTCTACCGTGCATATGAGCAGCATTTGGCGACCTACATGTTGCAGGGAATAGAATATGATCAGATTGGAATGATTTCTTATCTCCCATTTGTGAATGCTCACATTTACGAAGAGATACTTTCAGAAATATGACTAGGTTTGAGGAAAAAAGGATAATTAAAATAAAGTACCGACGGTAAGTTTCTCAAGGGATGGACTTCAGTTCACTGGTCATATACGCTAAGGTCAGCGACTCAtgaatatgagagagagagagagagagagagagagttgtagAGAAAATCTACTCTGTTAATATTATTTGTGTTGACTGTATCCACTCTATTGGTATTTAGTGGACACCGGATGACAGAGTATAATTCACCACATGAtgaacaattttattgagaacCTTCTCTCGAATAAGCATCATTGTTATGCTTACCAATCAAAATTATCGGTGAATCTATATCCTTCCGCTGGTCAGCATGCTAATGTCACATAACTTGAGAAGCAATTGTGTGACATTTTATCTGTCTCTCACATATCATTTATCCCTTGCAAAATCAAGAAGACAAATTCTGTTTGTCTTAATGACACGTCACTTTCAGTTCTTTCACACTTTCTCTTGGTCTTCATTTAGTAGTGATTTACTAATGGCACGTTCCTAGATGCCTCTGATTGCATTTTGTTTCAGTTACTTTAAAATACTGTCTTGACTTTTGTCTACGGAGTGGTGAGATGTCTGACTGAAAACGTGATGCTTTGCAGCTAGTAAAACAATTAAGTTTTTTGGCAAAGCGAGAAGACAGATTAAGAAAGGATGATGAAGTATGATGCTAATGTCCACCTCTTCTTTTCGTGGTTTGCAACAGCAAGTTTGATTCATGAGCTCAAGGTACTTCGAAGGTATGGGggcatttttcttctttgttccaTTGTATTATTTCATTGTACCATATGTGTGATGGTTTGTAATGCTTATGCCCGAGTTTTGTCAAATCATTCCTTGAGTCTATCAATAAATCAGAAAAACCTATAAGTACATTACTCTCCTCTACTCTCTAAACATGTACAGTGAAAGTATGAACTGATTCAGATTCCTCAATTGGATTTCATCTTGTTTCGCAAGGGTCCTTGTTTTATGCTAATATGCACATATATGGAAGGGCAAATGTTGAGTAATAGACATCACTAAGTTCAAGCTCTATCTCATACGGATTGAGCAGTGGCATTGCAATCTCATGGAGACGAGCCTTTAGACTTGTAGCTCGGATTGCAAACGGCGACAGCTCATCCAATCAGACCTATGGAAAGTTCATAATTGTGCCAAAATTGTGGCCGAGTTCATTTTATTTAGCATGGATACTGAGAAACAGGTTATGCTAAGATACTGTTGTTTGACTGTGACCGCGGCTTCAGATGTTTTATACTTGTGTTTATCCATGCATACAAATTTATATATGCTCATAGATCGCGGAAGGCCGCGGACTCTTGGTCCCGACTGAAACTTCGATTCATACCAATCGACCTAGGCCAAAACCAATATTCCTTTTCGACCCGCGACCAGAGTATGAAAAGTGAGCTTAACTAAAGCAACATAGATCGTTCCTTCAGATCTCTCTTGATCTAGGGAAAACGTCTTTTTGTGTGGAATCTGGCGATGAAGCTTTCCTGATAAACATAGAAATCTATGATACGCTGCTGATGAAGTTCTCGAAAGGAGAGTGAGCATTTGGTTGATAGAATGATATGGGGGTTCAACTTTACCATTGCAACTGCTTAAAAGAGCGTAATGAAATCGAGTAAGCAGGCTATATTTTGCTAGTAGTAGGAGCTCGACTTGATTATTCGAGATCGATTTCCCAGATTTTAAGTCGAGCTTAAGCTCAAGATGCTTCATACTCGAGTGAGCAGGCTCTCGAGCTTTGTCGAATCTAATTGAGCTGagtttatctttctttcttcttttttttttggtttttttcctttggaaaaGCAATTATGGATAATGAAAACTCATCCTTCTTGTAGATCTGAAAATCCATCCTCTAAATTGTAGAAGGGATGTATTTATAGATAAAGAGAACCGCTAGTCACTTGTTAAGCTTAAAAAGATATTTTGGAAATTTCCCATTTCAAGCAATTTCCTCGAAGTAAgcactttttcaatttttacaaCCATCTAAAGAGTGTTAACTCTAATATTAGTCTATAAGAATTTAGTATTGGTTGAAATCAAAATTCACCAGTCTAATGGCAGACTTCATTAAATCCCGACAACTATGTACGGAGTTTATCTATGCGatccaattgcataaaattGCTGTTTTGTTAGGTCCTTTTTGTCCTTAGTAAAATTTCGTCACGATCTCCAGTGAGACTTTTCGAATTGATAGTTACTGATGGGCACGGAAAACGGgcggaaaaagagaagaattgatatatttttttaattcatttatttttataaacgaTTAAAGTGGAAACTGTTTTTTCAGAAgaagtaaaattgcatttttcgTGAAAGTAATAGATCcattaaaaagaccaaaatggaCAAAAGCGACCCGTTATCCACGCCCGACCCGGACCCCCCGCCTTTCTTACCCGACCCGTCCCTCCAAATCCGGTCGGGCCCACCAGAGTGGCTAAAGCGGAGTGGCATTTTGGGCATTTCATCGGCCCCCACGGGGAGCCCGGTAAGCCGCGCCAAACGAGGACACATCTTTTGAAACCGCCCGGTGGCACCCCAAGCCCCGGGGCGCACGTTAGCGCTCCCCCGCCCATCTTTCCGACCGTGCGCCTCGGTGCGTATCCCGTCGACGATAATACAAACAGGCCCACAcgcaaaaagtaaataaaagaaaatatcagaGCAGACGCGGGGGGCGTAGCTTCTAGTTCCGACTGGAGAAAGACGAAGATCGATCGTcgcgcgcagagagagagagaaggagagagagatggagggggAGCCGACGAGGGTGATGATGGGAGTGAACGAATCGACGATCAAGGGGTACCCGCACGCGTCGATAAGCAGCCGGGGAGCCTTCGAGTGGACTCTCCAGAAGATCGTCCGCTCCAACACCTCCGGCTTCAAGCTCCTCTTCCTCCACGTCCAGGTCCCCGACGAAGacggtcctctctctctctctctctctctctctctctagcttttTGCGTTTGCGCTTCTTGTTGTCGTTCGATCGGAGGAGATGTGATCGGTGTTAGTTTCGTCGATGGGCGCCGAGCATTCCTGTTAGTATCGATGTACGGTCGGTTTCCGTGTCGCATTTGCGTCAGGAATAGAGATATTCGCGCGGTTTTCACCGTCCGACGATAACCGAATCCGTGGCCTGTTGGTTGATTAGTTTTGTGTGAGAACTGAATGtggatgctctctctctctcggttttgGTGTGCATTGAGAGGTTTTTGGCGTACCTATCGTTGGCGGTGTGATTGGCGGAAAATCGATGCTGTGGATGGCAGGAAGATGTGGAGAAGAGCTTGAGAACGATCAAATCGATTAGAACTAGGCTGTGTTGTAAAAGAAGTCGGGAAATGGAAGAGGATTGAGTGTGCTGCGCGCGTCATATATGGTATATAGGTACTCTTCCCTTTGCCTAGTCCGAGTTTTGGCGACTGCAGACCTCGGATATTTTGCAGCCGCTTGAAAATCTTGTTCTAGTTCTGTTCTCATAGTAAATCAGCAATGGTGATTGATGTTCTCTCTTTCCCCTGCACGAAAAGAAGTTGAGATACTTGAGAATAGGCCTCTTGTTTAATTAACCAAGCCTTGTGTTTGAATAGGCTGGTGAGGATGAGTTGCAGGAAGGGAGAGGGATGACATGGATCTTTAGATCTGTTGCCACCGCCTGTCATCAAAGCTACTCTTTTACTTAAAAGAAGTTTCCGAAGGGAGGGGTGGGATTTTGGTGTTTAGGAAGAAGCCCATGCTGAATGAGAGAGATGCGGCATGTTGTACATGGCACTTCATCCTTCTCTGGATTTCGATGGAATGCTCTGACTGATTTATTGTGATATGTGTCATGTTGTGACCAAAAACACGGTAGAAGTGCATAGTCATCTGTATTTGTCTCTCCCATCTCTTATtctgtaaaaagaagaaagagacttGAGGCATGAGCCGTTGTATTTAGCTCTGCAGTTTTAATTTACAGAATGTGAAACTTGAGTTATTAATTCTTGGCCTCAAAGGGAAAGCCCTTGAAACATTTGATCACATATGTGCTGTGAGAGTGAAGCTGGACCGGGTGTCCAGGCTCAGAACTCTTGCATATTGGTTCTGGAGAGTATTATCTACCTTTAGAATGCTGAGTGATTAGATAAACAAAATCATTCCCAGCCAACAGGTTTTGTAATCGTTTCTATAAGAAGTACTTCACAGAACGATCAATGTGGGGTTTTTGCTTGTCAGACTCTGGGTGGCAAGTGGCATTTATATATGTATGGCAATAAGTCAGTTGTGCCTtttgattcaacaattcttgttgCCTAGGCTAATTGTTTGGGGAAATCCTGCATCCTCACTGATATATGGCCTCTCACTTTGCCTTTGCCATAGGTTTTGATGACATGGATAGTATATATGCATCTCCGGACGATTTTAAGAGCTTGAAACAGAAGGATAAGGCGAGAGGAATTCATCTACTGGAGTGCTTTGTCAACAGATGTCATGAAATCGGGGTATTGGagatttttctcctctctttttcctgaAAGACATTGCCAACAATAGTATTCACCATTTCCTTATGATGTGTTCATGTTAGGTACAATGTGAAGCATGGATCAAGAAAGGAGATCCAAAAGAGGTCATCTGTCATGAGGTGAAGCGAGTTAGGCCTGATTTACTTGTTGTGGGAAGCAGGGGTCTTGGCCCTTTCCAAAGGTATATCGAGCTCTTTTCTGTATTCTGCTTTCAGATGAACATCTCATAAATCGAGAGCCTGCCCCCGTGGAGTCTCCTTCAAGACAGCTTGATCTTCCTCTCATGACCTCATCATTGACTTGCTGGCTGAGTGGAAGTTCTCTTACTAGTTGTCACATCTCGCATGTTGATACATCTCTATCGTCTGTTTAGAGTTAGCTAATGTCATGCATATTTCTGGAAACACCTCATTGCCTGATCTTGTCGTGCACATAACATCACAGGGTATTTGTCGGCACCGTCAGTGAATTTTGCATGAAGCATGCTGAGTGCCCTGTCATAACCATCAAAAGGCCCGCAGATGAAGCTCCTCAGGACCCTGTTGACGACTGATTGATTTCCATTTTGTGGATGACCAATTTTATCATGTTAATAGATTGGTCGTTGATTCTCGGCTGGAGACTTTGGGCCATGATTCGAGGATGTATCTCAGTTTGCAAATCATATGTCGTTCGTGTGTGGCTTTTGGCATTTGAATCCTGAACttcattttctgtgatttttgattgatcaattcCTCTGCAATTTTGTCAAATCAAATGTTGTTGTCGTGTGTATTGCATCGAAAGAAATCCCAAGACCAAAAAGATCAATCCAAACGAACggtaaaagagaaaagaatttgaagatTCGCACAAGTGAAATTCCTCATTACAAATGCAAATACAACATCAGCTCAGGCCCCCCATGAACAATCATTTCCTTCCCACTATAACTACACTAAACCCTCTCACCAAATCACACTTCGATTTAAACCCTAAAAGACCATCGCTTCCTATCGGCTCTGTATCAATCGCCTCGAATTGGGTCCTTCCCTAAACAATGGCGACCTTCGCACCGGCCTCCTCGAGCTGCTTCTTCGCGTCCTCCGCCTCGTCCTTGGACACTCCCTCCTTGAACTTCTTCGGCAGCCCCTCGATCAGCTCCTTGGCCTCCTTGAGCGCCAGGCTCGTCTGCGCCCTCACCGCCTTGATCACCGCTATCCTCACGGAGCTCGGCACGTCCTCTATCACCACGTCGAACTCCGTCTTCTCCTccacggccgccgccgccgcgtcgCCCCCGGCCCCCGGCGCCACGGCCACCGCCGCCGGGGCGAACGCGGCCGCGGACACGCCCAGCTTGTCCTGCAGGTAGTCCACGAGGGCGCGGGCCTCCGCGAGGGTGAGGTCGGAGATCTCGTCGCCGAGCTTCCCGATCTTCTCGGGGGcctcgacggcggcgacggggcGGACGGCGGTTGTGGGGCGGCGCGCCAGGCGGGTGATCGGGGAGGGCCGGAGGGGGAATTGGAGGGCGGAGGGCTGGGCTCTGAGGGAGCGAGCGGAGGAGAGGGGCGCGGGGTGAGCGGACGGAGAGCGGGAGGCGAGCGTGGAGAGAGCCGTTGCTGCCATTGTcgcgctagagagagagagagagagagagagagagaggagcgagagcggagaggaagaggaggaaggaaggaagaagaagaagaagacgatagGATAAGACTGGGAGAGAACACGAAGGAGAGGAGCGAGAGTAGAGTAAGACCACCGTACGCGATGGGCTTTTTTGTTTGGACGGAACTGCCCTCGCGACTTGACAAATATTACTGCGTGGTGATGCGGCGTTAGGGTGTGGTGAAGAACTCATCCATCCATCCGGGCTTTATAAACAGTTAAGCACACGTTACTCGGTAAATGttaggaagaaaggaaaaaaaaggccCACGATCGAATTCTCATTcgtcattaaaaattattttagttaaGTTGTCGATATTTGATATTTCCGACGaattttgttcttcaattttcattattttatcttttctattcttcttttccgGAGAGTTGATTTtctaatttgtttgatttagATCATCAATCATATACCTATTACTCGTTCTGTCACTTTAATATAGCAATACAACGAATGCTAACTAGGGGCAAATGTGAATAATGAATTCAACCTCACAATGACAAAATATGAGAAAGCATTATTAGGTTGGGGGAGAGGGGCGCATGAAGGTAGCTACAGTATTCTATTCTCACCATCGACAAGAGGGTCGGGACCGTTACATGCGCATTTACGAGATCTTGGACCCTTGTCATTGAGGACGATGACTGATGATGGAGATGGATGTCAAGGGTAACAATAGATAATAAATTCCTTATTTAAATCATGTTAGTCGTATCATTTTGAATCCCATTAATCAGCAACTCAGCGAGATTGCTCTTAAACTCATATATGTGCATATAGGGTCTTTGGGAAATCATATGATGTTTTGATGTGAGCAATCGATTCCGTGGGTTATGTGTTAGTGCACGTAAAATTGATATAGAAACTTGCTACCTAGGAGATGATGTAAAATACCCTGTCCTTGTGTAAGAAACGATGCGAGATGGGAAATAAGAAACCGAAGGGTATTCTTGAATCTACGTCTTCTTAGGAAGCATCGCGAGACACGTTCGAGTGTTCACTTACCCTCGCAAAATCCCAGAAAGAGAGTTGTTAACTCCTCCCAGGTGAACCAGCGAGCGTGATAAAACCGGACATGAGCTCGGTTAGTGACTTGGTACGCACGAAACCCGTGACCTTGCAGAACTCACTACTTCAGTACTTCGAATAACTGTTTGTGAGGTACCCTGCTCAAATCTCATCGACTCCCATCATAAAAATAACCCGAAATCAAATCACAGCCATGCATTCGTTCGATCAGACAGGATTCAACCCCGGACTAATAGAATCGTAGAACCATACATGAGGACCGAGCGAGCAACTGTGCATAGAGAGAAATCAACACAGATTTCACCATATCCCTGTCCTGCATATGCTAGGGCGGGTGTATTCTAGCAATAAATATCGCAACATTATGCTCATCAAACTAGACCCGCGATATCAGATGCTCAAAGTCGTAAACTGAAATCACATTAAGGATAATAGTTTACAACCCTTATGTGCATATCTGCTCTTGTACTCCACAGTGTAAAACAAAGCAgcttcatttttctctctttgggCTGGGACTGATTGCATCTAGTTGAGTAAATTGAGTATCCTACTCTATCAATTGCTACAACAGGGGTATCGATTCATGAGTAACTCACAAGAGCTGAGATGATAAATTAGGTCCTCACCACCTTCGACGTCTCCTCCCATACCAGTACGCAAATGCAGCAACTGCTGTGGCCACCAGCACGCCAACTGTTGCATGACAAACATAGACTGGTTTCTCCAAAACAACAGTGGAAGCGGAACTACTAATTTCCATAGGAGGCGAAGGGGATGGTTTTTGACTAACAGCCAATGCAAAGCCCAGACCCTGAGTTTCCAGCATGGCCAAGTCATCGATCACAGGCTGGAGCCTGGTGGCATTGGCTATGGTCTCGTACTCTTCCTTGGTGCCACCTTCGAGAAATGAACCCACCAAGTGGCCTTTGTGAACCCAGTACGCACCAAATTTACCTCCTGTGAAATCACCGAAATGGATGACTTCCCCTACATTGTCCCCATAGAACTGCCACGATAATGCAAAGACTCTAGAGTAGAAGAATGGGAGGTAATCAAATTCCCCGGTTTTTTCTGGGTCCATTATTGCAGCAACGGCATGTCGTGCTGATTTTCGTGCTGAATCAACATGCTCAAGCCTACGATTTTCTCTAATTAATTTGACTGGAAATGTGGCAACATCTCCAACAGCATACACTGACTCATAGCTTGCTTGCAGCCGTCcattggctttgataccaccCTTCTCCAATGTGAGCTGTCCTTCAAACAGGGTCGTGTTTGGACGAATTCCAATCCCAACCACAACCATGTCTGCAGGTAGCCGACTACCATCCCTAAGAATAACAGCTGTGACCTGCTCAACAAGTAGACTAGACTCGTGTAAGTGGCCAGTGGAAAGCGATTGTGGAGGCTAAGTCAAAACTCTCTATCCATAAGaagagaagggaggaagaaaagtGTCAcctttttattggaatcaatctCAAATGATGACAGTACCGTTCCTTTAACGAACTTCACTCCTTTGGACACATAATATTGCTCATAGAAACTTGCGATTTTGGGTGTAAATAAGCGGGCCACTGCAAGAAATATGTATTGATCAGACTTTCAGAAGAATATCTAGTCCGatgaaaagtagaaaatggtaataaaggaaaactaagaTTGTGCAAAGTTTATTAGATACTTTTGTCGTCAGCAAGCTGTGCAGTAATTGCCTTTTCAATTTTAAGAGGACTGACATGCCCATGCTGTGATTGCTAAAGAATAACCCCTCAAAATGGACAAGTGCAGAAAATGCATAACTTGTACATCCACTCAACTTGTGTCGATTCTGCTCTGCCAAACAACTATTTCGATCTCTGAAAATACTTACTGAATTGTGCTTCAGGAAAAACCATTGTCACGTTTATTTTGTTGATCACAAGTGATGCTGCACATTCCATTCCTATGTAACCACCACCAATGACAACAGCATTGCCACCGGTGCATGATTGCATCACATCAACAAGTCTATTTGCATCAGCTAAATCCCTTAGATAGCATACATTTTCAGCATCTGATCCAGTCACTCcaaattcttcaagccttaaagCCTACATTAACATACAGAAAACTGTTAAAGCAagaaaatataaggaaaatattttacattttgtccttgtatctaaacatttttttcaatacATCCATGTACTTATAATTTGTCTAATCAGGTCCCTGTACTTTCAcgaattttccaatcaaaatcctCCAACACCAAATCCAGCCAGAGCAAAAAACTAGCCCCTGAAATGTGAAGGTATATTTCGTGGCATGAGACTTTCCCTAGAAAATGACCAAAGGCAATGCCAGTTACACAGACAAGTTTAACATTGCTTGTCCACAAAACCCAAGCTCTGTGTTATAATCTCTTTTCAACGCTTTTAACCACGGTAGACGTTTAAAACTTCTGAAAAAAACACTTCCAGTACCCGTGCACCTGTCGCAATGATAAGAATTTTATAGCTTATCGTCTCTCCAGTAGCTGTCAATAGTGTCTTCCGCTTCACATCAGCAGACTTAACACGAGTTCCAAGCACCAACTCAATTCCTGGGAACAGAAGTTCCAGAAGTTCATTAACTAAGTGAGAAAGAAGGCCTCTAGAAACTATGAAAAAAATGACGAATATGTTGAACACAGATCTGCTCCACATGAAAAGGAAATGCTGGCTTTTGCAGAACTGAAAGGGCCAAATTGTATGAAAACCTTACCGTGTTCTTTGTACCACTTAGGAGTTAGTCTTTCTTCATTTGCACCAACACAAGTGTGGAATGATGGAAGCCGTGCAGGAACTGCATGTCGCAACAAATTTCAGAGATGAATGAAACCAAGATAAACCACTAAGATGGGTGAGAAATGTGGATGGCTTCCTCTAGTTAGAATCAAGTAGGTCCGGACCCAACTTATCTCAAATGATGTCCATAAGAAATCTAAACAAAGCCaatcaagaaacaaagaggaatcAAAGGAAAAGGGCACCCAGGAAGAACGACCTTCTTTTGGGTTTTTCCTACATATAGTCGCTAAATTGCAGCCCGAAATCTAGCATCACCGTACCACTTTGCTATGATTGATCTGTAATCAATTTACTGGTACAGTTGACTGCTCTTTAAATATTAGTAGTATTATCCTTATGTTAATTGGTTAGATCTACCACACAAAAATCCAGCTGTTGATGTAAAACACCAGAATAGTGCAAGGATGGAAAGGAAGGATTTGGCATGGAAAAGACATGTTTCAAATGAGGGCTCAATTACACAAGTAGCATTAAGCGAATGAGTAATTTGCATTTAAATATTAGTAGTATTATCCTTATGTTAATTGGTTAGATCTACCACACGAAAATCCAGCTGTTGATGTAAAACACCAGAATAGTGCAAGGATGGAAAGGAAGGATTTGGCATGGAAAAGACATGTTTCAAATGAGGGCTCAATTACACAAGTAGCATTAAGCGAATGAGTAATTTGCATTTAAATATTAGTAGTATTATCCTTATGTTAATTGGTTAGATCTACCACACAAAAATCCAGCTGTTGATGTAAAACACCAGAATAGTGCAAGGATGGAAAGGAAGGATTTGGCATGGAAAAGACATGTTTCAAATGAGGGCTCAATTACACAAGTAGCATTAAGCGAATGAGTAATTTGCATTTAAATATTAGTAGTATTATCCTTATGTTAATTGGTTAGATCTACCACACAAAAATCCAGCTGTTGATGTAAAACACCAGAATAGTGCAAGGATGGAAAGGAAGGATTTGGCATGGAAAAGACATGTTTCAAATGAGGGCTCAATTACACAAGTAGCATTAAGCGAATGAGTAATTTGCATTTATTATTAGAGACCCTTCATAGTTCACAAGCTCACTCAATGACTTTTATAGATTTATCCTGATCAGTATTACAAATCTAAGTGCATATCTAAACAAGATGATTCAATGGTACAGTCAATGCTCTAGTAGTAAAGGAAGGACAGAATTTACACCTTCAGATAACAAATAGCCTTTGCTTAATGCAGGTCTCTCGTATGGCGCGACCTGGAAGAAGAGTTAGGAAATTGTGATGCAATTCCAAGGGAAAGGATAGAGAAGTATCAAACAGACAACCGCAAAGGCACACCACTTTACATTTTTGCAATGGGGATGAAGTACATTAATGTACAGAGTACCGACAAGTGCTAAGATTTTCATTAAGGACCCATTCTCGCCTTAGGCCAGCATTGATGCATAAACTCGACGATGCCGTAAATGCTAC of the Eucalyptus grandis isolate ANBG69807.140 chromosome 10, ASM1654582v1, whole genome shotgun sequence genome contains:
- the LOC104422611 gene encoding universal stress protein A-like protein; protein product: MEGEPTRVMMGVNESTIKGYPHASISSRGAFEWTLQKIVRSNTSGFKLLFLHVQVPDEDGFDDMDSIYASPDDFKSLKQKDKARGIHLLECFVNRCHEIGVQCEAWIKKGDPKEVICHEVKRVRPDLLVVGSRGLGPFQRVFVGTVSEFCMKHAECPVITIKRPADEAPQDPVDD
- the LOC104422612 gene encoding 50S ribosomal protein L12, chloroplastic-like; translation: MAATALSTLASRSPSAHPAPLSSARSLRAQPSALQFPLRPSPITRLARRPTTAVRPVAAVEAPEKIGKLGDEISDLTLAEARALVDYLQDKLGVSAAAFAPAAVAVAPGAGGDAAAAAVEEKTEFDVVIEDVPSSVRIAVIKAVRAQTSLALKEAKELIEGLPKKFKEGVSKDEAEDAKKQLEEAGAKVAIV
- the LOC104422613 gene encoding monodehydroascorbate reductase 4, peroxisomal; the protein is MGRAFVYVILGGGVAAGYAALEFAKRGVSPGELCIISEEPVAPYERPALSKGYLLSEVPARLPSFHTCVGANEERLTPKWYKEHGIELVLGTRVKSADVKRKTLLTATGETISYKILIIATGARALRLEEFGVTGSDAENVCYLRDLADANRLVDVMQSCTGGNAVVIGGGYIGMECAASLVINKINVTMVFPEAQFMARLFTPKIASFYEQYYVSKGVKFVKGTVLSSFEIDSNKKVTAVILRDGSRLPADMVVVGIGIRPNTTLFEGQLTLEKGGIKANGRLQASYESVYAVGDVATFPVKLIRENRRLEHVDSARKSARHAVAAIMDPEKTGEFDYLPFFYSRVFALSWQFYGDNVGEVIHFGDFTGGKFGAYWVHKGHLVGSFLEGGTKEEYETIANATRLQPVIDDLAMLETQGLGFALAVSQKPSPSPPMEISSSASTVVLEKPVYVCHATVGVLVATAVAAFAYWYGRRRRRW